The DNA window ATAAGGTGCGTGTGCTGGCGCGTCTCGATGAGACGAAGATCGATCTGAAGGCGAAGAATGTGAAGCGCACCGATGGCGACTTTGCGGTGGCCTGGGTGAAGAACTACGGCAATGGCCGGGTCTTCTATTCCACCTTCGGCCATCACGAGCAGGCGCTGAACCGCCCGGACATCCAGACGATGTATACCGAGGCGATCAAGTGGGCGCTGAAACTGACCGAGGGCGACGCAACACCGCGTCCCCGTCCGGCAAAGTAACGCCGCGCCGTGGACTACACGCCCCTAGTCCTCAGTCTCAAAGTTGCTTTTGCCGCGACCTTCATTTCTCTTCTCATCGCGCTGGCCTGTGCCTGGGCGCTGAGTGAATTGCAGTTTCGCGGCAAAGAGCTGCTGGACGCTGCGATGACGCTGCCACTGGTGTTGCCGCCCACCGTTCTTGGCTATTACCTGCTGATCGTATTGGGCCGCGAGAGCTGGCTCGGCATGCTTTGGGAACGGGTGACCGGAAGCCCGATTGTCTTTACGCCGAAGGCCGCTGTGATTGCGGCAATCTTTCATTCTGCCCCGCTGTTGACCAAGTACCTGCGCGCCGCTGTTGAGAGCGTCGATCCGATCTACATCAAGGCCGCCCGCAGTCTGGGGATTGCAGAGTGGAACATCTACCTGCGTGTCATTCTGCCGCTGTGCCAGCGGGCCATTGCGGCCGCGGCGGTGCTTGCATTTGCGCGTTCGCTTGGCGATTTTGGCGTGACGATCATGATCGCGGGCAACATCCCTGGCAAGACGCAGACCCTGTCTGTGGCGATCTATGAAGCCGTCGAATCGGGCCGCAACTCGGTCGCTTTGTGGCTGGTGTTGATTGTATCGGTGATTGGTTTTAGCGGGGTTTGGATCGCGAATCGTTTGAGCGCGCCGCCCGCCCTGCGATCCTAGAACAATGCTCGAAGTCCGACTGCAGAAACGATTCCCCGAAGCCCAAGAATCGGCGAGTTTCCAACTGGATGCGCAGTTTGCGGCTGCTGCGGGAATCACGGTTTTGTTCGGCCCGAGCGGGTCAGGAAAGTCGCTGACCCTCGACTTGATCGCGGGCTTTGGGAAGCC is part of the Bryobacter aggregatus MPL3 genome and encodes:
- the modB gene encoding molybdate ABC transporter permease subunit; this encodes MDYTPLVLSLKVAFAATFISLLIALACAWALSELQFRGKELLDAAMTLPLVLPPTVLGYYLLIVLGRESWLGMLWERVTGSPIVFTPKAAVIAAIFHSAPLLTKYLRAAVESVDPIYIKAARSLGIAEWNIYLRVILPLCQRAIAAAAVLAFARSLGDFGVTIMIAGNIPGKTQTLSVAIYEAVESGRNSVALWLVLIVSVIGFSGVWIANRLSAPPALRS